In bacterium, a single window of DNA contains:
- a CDS encoding L,D-transpeptidase family protein: protein MKTYLLLTLSLALLIVAASAQTGFKREQLRNSRVRQAYVQKEPGAKALFKAHELTYPPKEILIRIFKQEGLLELWAADPAGKAMTRVKEYPVCASSGDLGPKRKRGDGQVPEGFYTINHFNPQSNFHLSLGLNYPNRSDQLLSDRDDPGSAIYIHGDCVTIGCIPITDEGIKELYLIALEARNGGQEKIPVHIFPCRMEGPGYQQLLEEHREDPVLLRFWNNLKQGYDFFGTNKPIPQIMVDRKGNYFFNQP from the coding sequence ATGAAGACCTATCTTCTTTTAACCCTGTCGCTGGCCTTGTTAATTGTAGCGGCTTCGGCCCAGACCGGATTTAAGAGAGAACAGCTGAGGAACTCCCGGGTGCGGCAGGCTTATGTCCAGAAGGAACCGGGAGCAAAAGCACTGTTCAAAGCCCATGAACTTACCTATCCCCCAAAGGAGATCTTGATCAGGATATTCAAACAGGAAGGTCTGCTGGAGCTCTGGGCTGCCGATCCTGCCGGAAAGGCCATGACCCGGGTGAAAGAATACCCGGTCTGCGCCTCATCCGGAGATCTGGGTCCCAAGCGAAAGCGCGGCGACGGCCAGGTCCCCGAAGGGTTTTACACCATCAATCATTTCAACCCCCAAAGCAATTTTCATTTGTCGCTGGGCCTGAACTACCCCAACCGCTCCGACCAGCTTTTAAGCGACCGGGACGATCCCGGCAGCGCCATTTACATCCACGGCGACTGCGTGACCATCGGCTGCATTCCCATCACCGACGAGGGGATCAAGGAACTGTATCTGATCGCACTGGAAGCCAGAAACGGCGGACAGGAAAAGATCCCCGTCCACATATTTCCCTGCCGGATGGAGGGGCCAGGCTACCAACAACTGCTGGAGGAACACCGGGAAGACCCGGTTCTCCTGAGATTCTGGAACAACCTGAAGCAGGGTTATGATTTCTTTGGAACCAACAAACCCATTCCCCAGATAATGGTGGACCGCAAGGGTAACTATTTCTTCAACCAACCGTAA
- a CDS encoding cupin domain-containing protein codes for MLTVQRIMKFLKLKPLPQEGGLYRETYRSALKVGGGPGVERSIGTSIYYLITPDRFSAMHLVCSDEIFHFYLGDPVEMLLLYPGGRSRKVILGPDIEKGQHPQFLVPKNVWQGSRLVKGGRFALLGTTVFPGFDFADYRQGSRKELLKLYPRCKQAITALTVE; via the coding sequence ATGCTGACAGTCCAAAGGATAATGAAGTTTCTAAAGCTCAAGCCCCTGCCCCAGGAAGGCGGGCTTTACCGGGAGACCTACCGTTCGGCCTTGAAAGTGGGCGGCGGGCCCGGGGTCGAACGCAGCATAGGAACCTCAATTTACTATCTGATAACGCCGGATAGATTTTCGGCCATGCACCTGGTTTGTTCCGATGAGATCTTTCACTTTTATCTCGGCGATCCGGTGGAGATGCTGCTGCTATACCCCGGCGGCAGGTCCCGGAAGGTGATCCTTGGGCCGGACATCGAAAAAGGCCAGCATCCTCAGTTCCTGGTTCCCAAGAACGTCTGGCAGGGCTCGCGGCTTGTAAAAGGCGGCCGCTTTGCGTTGCTGGGAACAACCGTTTTCCCGGGATTCGATTTCGCCGATTACCGGCAAGGCAGCCGGAAAGAACTATTGAAGCTTTACCCTAGATGCAAACAAGCAATAACTGCATTGACCGTAGAATGA
- a CDS encoding YkvA family protein: MLKALRQKAEDLKKETYALYLAYRDPRVPWYAKAVAAATVAYAVSPIDLIPDFIPVIGYLDDLVLVPLGVALSVRLIPADIMKECRQKAWQKFQGTGSLGRKAATVVVLVWLLSLALLAWLAIKAIGNR; the protein is encoded by the coding sequence ATGCTTAAAGCGCTGAGACAAAAGGCCGAAGACCTCAAGAAAGAGACCTACGCACTGTACCTGGCCTATAGGGACCCGAGGGTCCCCTGGTACGCCAAGGCGGTGGCGGCGGCCACCGTGGCCTACGCCGTCAGCCCCATTGACCTGATCCCGGATTTCATCCCGGTGATCGGCTATCTGGATGACCTGGTGCTGGTGCCTTTGGGGGTCGCCCTTTCGGTCAGGCTCATTCCGGCTGATATAATGAAGGAATGCCGGCAGAAAGCCTGGCAGAAATTTCAGGGAACAGGTTCGCTGGGCCGCAAGGCCGCCACCGTGGTGGTGCTGGTCTGGCTGTTAAGCCTGGCTTTGTTGGCATGGCTGGCAATTAAAGCAATTGGGAATCGTTGA
- a CDS encoding saccharopine dehydrogenase C-terminal domain-containing protein, whose translation MKYKYIVLGAGRQGVAIAYDLAKFCQAGPVILADYDLKLAQTGAARVNKLVKPGISRAVKADAGDPAALKKLFAGADCVVSAVPYHYNYGVAKAAVEAGANFCDLGGNTDVVLKELSLHKQAKAKGITIVPDTGLMPGMGNTLAAYFINKLDKVDEIHMRCGGLPQKPKGPLNYKLVFSVEGLINEYFGDAYIVRNGKVAKVPTFAGLEVIEFPRPVGKCEAFVTSGGTSTAPWTFAGRVKEYDYKTVRYPGHHQKIKTLLELGFFDQAPLEVKGQKVIPRRLSHALITKAIDFPKDKDLIVLRVTALGKLNGKKVEAKIDIIDFQDDRTGFTAMERTTGFPAAIVAHHLVQGLAPKGAVPLERSIDPVLFIRDFKKRGIAVKETVRKI comes from the coding sequence ATGAAATACAAATACATAGTTTTGGGGGCTGGCCGCCAGGGTGTGGCCATAGCCTATGACCTGGCAAAGTTCTGCCAGGCCGGGCCGGTCATATTGGCCGACTACGATCTGAAGCTGGCCCAGACCGGGGCGGCCAGGGTCAACAAGCTGGTAAAGCCGGGGATCTCCAGGGCGGTCAAGGCCGACGCCGGGGATCCGGCCGCGCTCAAAAAGCTGTTTGCCGGGGCCGATTGCGTGGTCAGCGCCGTGCCCTACCACTACAACTACGGCGTGGCCAAAGCCGCGGTGGAGGCCGGAGCCAATTTCTGCGACCTGGGCGGTAATACGGATGTGGTGCTGAAAGAACTATCGCTCCACAAGCAGGCCAAGGCCAAGGGCATCACCATCGTGCCGGACACCGGGCTGATGCCGGGCATGGGCAACACCCTGGCCGCCTACTTCATCAACAAGCTGGACAAGGTGGACGAGATCCACATGCGCTGCGGTGGCCTGCCCCAAAAGCCCAAGGGCCCGCTTAATTACAAATTAGTTTTCTCGGTGGAGGGCCTGATCAACGAGTATTTCGGTGATGCCTACATAGTCAGGAACGGCAAGGTGGCCAAGGTCCCGACCTTCGCCGGTCTGGAGGTCATAGAGTTCCCCAGGCCGGTGGGAAAATGCGAGGCCTTCGTTACCAGCGGCGGAACCTCCACCGCGCCCTGGACCTTTGCCGGCCGGGTCAAGGAATACGACTACAAGACGGTTCGCTATCCGGGGCACCACCAGAAGATCAAGACCCTGCTGGAGCTGGGCTTCTTCGACCAGGCCCCGCTGGAGGTCAAGGGGCAGAAGGTGATACCCCGCCGCTTAAGCCACGCCCTGATCACCAAAGCCATTGATTTCCCCAAGGACAAGGACCTGATAGTGCTGCGGGTAACGGCCCTGGGAAAGCTGAACGGCAAAAAGGTGGAGGCCAAGATAGACATCATTGATTTCCAGGACGACCGGACCGGGTTCACCGCCATGGAGCGGACCACGGGGTTCCCGGCGGCCATAGTGGCCCATCACTTAGTGCAAGGGCTGGCGCCCAAGGGCGCGGTGCCGCTGGAGAGGTCCATAGACCCGGTGCTGTTCATTAGGGATTTCAAGAAACGGGGGATTGCGGTCAAGGAGACCGTCAGGAAGATATGA
- a CDS encoding DUF4160 domain-containing protein: MSPSIFREKGYRFYFLSNEEERIHIHVTCETGEAKFWLEPIVSLAVNHGLNQRKLKDIQNIVEKHKDEIITAWQKHFIER; this comes from the coding sequence ATGAGTCCGTCAATATTCCGGGAAAAAGGGTATCGCTTTTATTTCCTCTCTAATGAGGAAGAACGCATACACATCCATGTTACCTGCGAAACCGGAGAAGCCAAATTCTGGCTTGAGCCCATCGTCTCGCTGGCAGTAAATCATGGATTAAACCAAAGAAAACTGAAGGATATTCAGAATATCGTGGAGAAACACAAAGATGAAATCATTACCGCCTGGCAAAAGCATTTTATTGAGCGTTGA
- a CDS encoding polysaccharide biosynthesis tyrosine autokinase, which produces MKAKHLNQDLKTRTSESNIYELIDLLWRRRLLITACLLGVVLPIVLANFTMPPVYEAQTTIIFEQSREPLPSFDISEAFSRKSYIVNQIEEIKSRSLAEEVVRLLDPEYSPLLLRGRDRSLSPQQQSYRLTQIIKKSITAEPIRDSDVILVKVQGPTPEASSNIANLVAEVIKERSASVKREQASSTRKFIEAQLPSVESTLNTAEEAIKNFKSQNQVVSLSDEGKEILSRATEADKQMIAASTERQSIEGRLTAIYDQLKDQGALTENSLPLSAGSMADSLRSSLVNLQMEIIKLQVKGYAPDHPQIKNLNVQIANVKSRLLEELQKITQKNRLSPMPQIQSLLDQIPPLEIQRATMTARETALKTILSQYDFGLSKLPNKELQLARLLRAKEVGESVYRLLLMKHEEAKITEAGKIGNVRVIDRAQPPQFPIKPRKVLNFAIGLVVGLTLGVGLSFFLDSLDNSVKTVEDIEHNFGMPVLGLIPAIHSEEGKTFRKNGSDEVARISATLVTKYTPRSHVSEAYRSLRTNIQFSRIDDPLKTVVISSAAPSEGKSTSAANIAITTALSGIRTLLVDADLRRPVVHSLFGLEREPGLSNLLAERLALEKVVKPSGVENLSILTCGAIPPNPSELLGSQRMRDLIKLLSQQFDLVLFDSPPVITVTDTAVLSPQVDGLVLVVKSHATDKRALLRAKTILTNLKANILGVVLNKIELSGLAGSYDYYYHYNYYYADDGAKKKRDRQHKWWNVLKG; this is translated from the coding sequence ATGAAAGCCAAACATTTGAACCAGGATTTAAAGACCCGGACCAGCGAGTCCAACATTTACGAGCTGATAGACCTTTTGTGGCGGCGCAGGCTGCTGATAACGGCCTGTCTGCTGGGGGTGGTGCTGCCAATAGTCCTGGCAAATTTCACCATGCCCCCGGTCTACGAGGCCCAAACCACCATCATCTTTGAGCAAAGCCGGGAGCCGCTCCCCTCCTTCGACATCTCCGAGGCCTTCTCCCGCAAGAGCTATATAGTGAACCAGATCGAGGAGATCAAGTCCCGCAGCTTGGCCGAGGAAGTGGTCCGGCTTCTGGACCCGGAATATTCACCTTTGCTGCTGCGGGGACGGGACCGCAGCCTGAGCCCCCAACAACAAAGCTACCGGCTGACCCAGATCATCAAAAAAAGCATCACCGCCGAACCCATCCGTGATTCCGACGTGATCCTGGTGAAAGTACAGGGTCCCACCCCGGAAGCCTCCTCCAATATCGCCAACCTGGTGGCCGAGGTCATCAAGGAACGGAGCGCTTCGGTCAAGCGGGAACAGGCCTCCTCCACCCGCAAATTCATAGAGGCCCAGCTGCCCTCGGTGGAGTCCACCCTCAATACCGCCGAAGAGGCCATCAAAAATTTCAAGTCCCAGAACCAGGTGGTCTCGCTCTCCGACGAAGGCAAGGAGATCCTGTCCCGGGCCACCGAGGCCGACAAGCAGATGATCGCGGCCTCCACCGAACGCCAGAGCATCGAAGGCCGGCTGACCGCCATCTACGACCAGCTTAAGGACCAGGGCGCCTTGACCGAGAACAGCCTGCCCTTAAGCGCCGGCTCCATGGCCGACAGCCTGCGCAGCAGCCTGGTAAATCTGCAGATGGAGATCATCAAACTGCAGGTCAAGGGCTATGCTCCCGACCACCCCCAGATCAAGAACCTTAATGTCCAGATCGCCAATGTCAAGTCCCGGCTGCTGGAGGAACTGCAGAAGATAACCCAGAAGAACCGGCTTTCGCCGATGCCCCAGATCCAGTCGCTGCTGGACCAGATCCCGCCGCTGGAGATCCAGCGGGCCACCATGACAGCCAGGGAAACAGCCTTAAAGACCATCCTGTCCCAGTACGATTTCGGCCTTTCCAAGCTTCCCAACAAGGAACTGCAGCTGGCCCGTCTGCTGCGGGCCAAGGAGGTGGGTGAAAGCGTTTACCGGCTGCTGCTGATGAAGCACGAGGAGGCCAAGATCACCGAGGCCGGCAAGATCGGGAACGTCCGGGTGATAGACCGGGCCCAGCCGCCCCAGTTCCCCATCAAACCACGCAAGGTGCTGAACTTCGCCATCGGGCTGGTGGTGGGCTTGACCCTGGGAGTGGGGCTGTCGTTCTTTTTGGATTCGCTTGATAATTCGGTGAAAACGGTGGAGGACATCGAGCACAACTTTGGGATGCCGGTGCTGGGACTGATCCCGGCCATTCATTCCGAGGAGGGCAAAACATTTCGCAAGAATGGGTCGGACGAGGTGGCCCGGATCTCGGCCACCCTGGTCACCAAATACACCCCCCGCTCCCACGTTTCGGAAGCCTACCGCTCCCTAAGGACCAACATCCAGTTCTCCCGGATCGACGACCCCTTGAAGACCGTGGTCATATCCTCGGCCGCGCCCTCCGAAGGCAAGTCCACCTCGGCCGCCAATATTGCCATCACCACCGCCCTGTCCGGCATCCGCACCCTGCTGGTGGACGCCGACCTTAGAAGACCGGTGGTCCACTCGCTGTTCGGACTGGAGCGGGAACCGGGGTTAAGCAACCTGCTGGCCGAACGCCTGGCCCTGGAAAAAGTGGTCAAGCCCTCGGGGGTGGAGAACCTTTCCATTTTGACCTGCGGAGCCATCCCGCCCAACCCCTCGGAACTGCTGGGCTCGCAGAGAATGCGCGACCTGATCAAACTCTTAAGCCAGCAATTTGACCTGGTGCTGTTCGACAGCCCGCCGGTGATCACGGTCACCGACACCGCGGTCTTAAGCCCCCAGGTGGACGGGCTGGTGCTGGTGGTCAAGTCTCACGCCACCGACAAACGGGCCCTGCTTCGGGCCAAGACCATTCTGACCAACCTCAAGGCCAATATTTTGGGCGTGGTGCTGAATAAGATCGAGCTCTCCGGTCTGGCCGGCAGTTACGATTATTATTACCATTATAATTATTATTATGCCGATGACGGCGCCAAGAAAAAACGGGACCGGCAGCATAAATGGTGGAATGTTTTGAAGGGCTGA
- a CDS encoding SLBB domain-containing protein — MNKPFLTGILWTALILLAGNVLAQQADFKKDAFYLGQNQQLEIEVHVWGEVNTPGVYRVPDGSTILDVISKAGGPTQYAALGRVKISHALGQMPRTKKVNLDKYLGRERADSLLVMRPGDAVMVPRNARFFWKDAISFVADMAVIANVYYLISRNR, encoded by the coding sequence ATGAACAAACCATTTCTAACCGGAATTCTTTGGACCGCTCTGATACTCTTGGCCGGGAATGTTCTTGCCCAGCAGGCCGACTTCAAAAAAGATGCTTTTTACCTGGGTCAAAACCAGCAGCTGGAGATAGAGGTCCATGTTTGGGGGGAGGTCAACACCCCCGGGGTCTACCGGGTGCCGGACGGTTCCACCATACTGGACGTGATCTCCAAGGCTGGCGGACCGACCCAGTATGCGGCTTTGGGACGGGTCAAGATCTCGCACGCATTGGGGCAGATGCCCCGCACCAAAAAAGTAAATCTGGATAAGTATCTGGGCAGGGAACGCGCCGATTCCCTGTTGGTGATGCGGCCCGGCGATGCCGTGATGGTCCCCCGCAATGCCCGCTTTTTCTGGAAGGATGCGATCTCGTTCGTGGCTGACATGGCAGTCATCGCCAACGTTTACTATCTTATCTCCCGGAACCGTTGA
- a CDS encoding PEGA domain-containing protein, which yields MKRPYILLGLTFALASLAGAARYPVFGGPGLIHLQSAKTGIGYGGRSLAALTSYSGQNYYGQSGNQDALLDAWSFNTLYYVPVKNLSLMAAGVGHAEQWTVAVLDSASADKSLGCPGDAVISAKYCLPLMAGKLDLGFMPTISVPMNKEKYQDGPSQTGKLDFGAKLLTDINLGQTMVFINAGFLTRGEERPQLPFGAGAEYSFKENLSAFLEASGEYRLGAQKDSVPDDLVLRGRGADRTELRVTPGLRYSPLPFLGINLACDIGLTRASAPWQLILGFDFPAAAGKAVSGTIGGAVAGLIKDRETGVPMKGMITFPGSDLPGLVSNEAGDYQAKLPPGEYKVHIYANGYRWLERKINVKEGKVEKWDLTLKRKTAGFKGKVVDRASGQPLPATVSFNSSRAGDVSVDPVTGQFGTVVPPGKYKISVTLEGYRPFEEELTLKDKAETERQITMEKEIVAAALPPAPASGRKTRTPAAQPPAPVAYQPPAPAAPAAPAAEKPKAAATPKPTPPAVAKPAKISAEDVTALYKKGVQQFMNEEYAPAEKTFKQVLAADPGHAKAKEYLGKTKDRLKKGK from the coding sequence ACTACGGGCAGTCGGGAAACCAGGACGCCCTGCTTGATGCCTGGAGCTTTAACACCCTGTATTATGTACCGGTAAAGAACCTTTCCCTGATGGCGGCCGGAGTGGGCCATGCCGAGCAATGGACGGTGGCGGTCCTGGACAGCGCCTCAGCCGACAAGAGCCTGGGCTGTCCCGGCGATGCGGTGATATCGGCAAAGTACTGCCTGCCTTTGATGGCCGGAAAATTGGACCTGGGGTTCATGCCCACAATTTCAGTACCGATGAATAAGGAAAAATACCAGGACGGCCCGTCCCAGACCGGGAAGCTGGACTTCGGCGCAAAATTATTGACCGACATCAACCTGGGACAGACCATGGTCTTCATCAATGCCGGCTTTCTGACCCGGGGCGAGGAGCGCCCCCAACTACCTTTCGGGGCCGGGGCCGAGTATTCATTCAAGGAAAACCTTTCCGCCTTTCTGGAAGCCTCGGGTGAATACCGGCTGGGAGCCCAAAAAGATTCGGTCCCCGATGATCTGGTCTTGCGGGGACGGGGGGCAGACCGGACAGAACTGCGGGTGACCCCCGGCCTCAGGTATTCCCCCCTGCCGTTCTTAGGGATCAACCTGGCCTGCGACATTGGACTGACCCGGGCCTCCGCCCCCTGGCAGCTGATCCTGGGATTTGATTTCCCCGCCGCCGCGGGCAAGGCCGTCTCCGGGACGATCGGCGGCGCGGTGGCCGGCCTGATCAAGGACCGCGAGACCGGGGTTCCCATGAAGGGCATGATCACCTTCCCCGGCTCCGACCTTCCGGGACTGGTCAGCAACGAGGCCGGAGATTACCAGGCCAAGCTTCCCCCGGGCGAGTACAAGGTCCACATATACGCCAACGGTTACCGCTGGCTGGAGCGCAAGATCAATGTCAAGGAAGGCAAGGTGGAGAAATGGGACCTGACCCTGAAGCGGAAGACCGCCGGCTTCAAGGGCAAGGTGGTGGACCGGGCCTCGGGCCAGCCTCTGCCGGCCACAGTTTCCTTTAACAGCAGCCGGGCCGGAGATGTCAGCGTCGATCCCGTTACCGGGCAGTTCGGAACGGTGGTTCCTCCGGGAAAATATAAAATATCGGTAACTCTGGAGGGATACCGTCCCTTTGAAGAAGAACTGACCCTCAAGGACAAGGCCGAGACCGAGCGCCAGATAACGATGGAGAAAGAGATCGTGGCGGCGGCCCTGCCGCCGGCTCCGGCCTCGGGCAGGAAGACCAGGACCCCCGCTGCCCAGCCCCCCGCCCCGGTGGCTTATCAGCCACCCGCTCCTGCCGCTCCGGCGGCACCGGCTGCGGAAAAGCCAAAAGCCGCTGCCACCCCCAAGCCAACCCCGCCGGCCGTTGCTAAACCTGCCAAGATATCGGCGGAGGACGTGACCGCGCTTTACAAGAAAGGTGTTCAACAATTCATGAACGAGGAATATGCCCCGGCTGAAAAAACCTTCAAGCAGGTGCTGGCGGCAGACCCCGGCCACGCCAAGGCCAAGGAATATCTGGGCAAGACCAAAGACCGTTTGAAAAAGGGCAAGTAA